The Dehalococcoidales bacterium genome contains a region encoding:
- a CDS encoding MBL fold metallo-hydrolase has product MKIDISFLGAAQNVTGSCFLVETNGVRLLVDCGIYQEREFIHRNWDSFPFSPDALDAVLLTHAHLDHCGLLPKLVREGFNGPIYCTAATADIAKIILMDSARIQEEDAEFKVRRHRREGRRGAHPEVPLYTTDDASAVFPLFSHVEYGEEVEVGEGVEAVFRDAGHVLGSAMIKVRVKDNREERTILFSGDVGRHDRPILRDPTTFEDADYVLVESTYGNRLLPDAEHTNDELSEVINSTVDAGGNIVIPSFALERAQEVLYCLNELLLENHVPHLLTFVDSPMAIRITEVFERHPGLFDEEMLALLRKGESPFDLPGLTLVRTVGESKAINRVKGSVVVIAGSGMCTGGRIKHHLVTNISRAESTVLFVGYQAKGTLGRRITDGARRVRILGRHYPVQARITRLNGFSAHADRDQLFRWLSVLKRAPRQVFVVHGEKEAAHDFAHFLKQETGWETSVPGYRDKVVLE; this is encoded by the coding sequence ATGAAAATTGACATATCTTTCCTCGGTGCGGCTCAGAATGTTACGGGCTCGTGTTTTCTGGTTGAGACTAACGGCGTCAGATTACTGGTCGACTGCGGGATTTATCAGGAGCGAGAATTCATACACCGCAACTGGGATAGTTTCCCTTTTTCGCCCGACGCCCTGGATGCAGTCCTCCTAACGCATGCCCATCTTGACCATTGCGGGCTACTGCCCAAGCTGGTCCGCGAGGGATTCAATGGTCCGATATACTGTACGGCTGCCACCGCAGATATCGCTAAAATAATACTCATGGATTCGGCAAGGATACAGGAGGAAGATGCTGAGTTCAAGGTAAGGAGGCATCGTCGTGAGGGAAGGCGTGGCGCACATCCTGAAGTCCCGTTGTATACCACTGATGATGCCAGTGCGGTTTTCCCTCTCTTCTCTCACGTGGAATACGGGGAGGAGGTAGAAGTGGGCGAAGGCGTTGAGGCTGTGTTCCGCGATGCCGGACATGTTCTGGGTTCGGCGATGATAAAGGTCAGGGTAAAGGATAACCGGGAGGAGAGGACGATTCTCTTCTCAGGAGACGTCGGCAGGCATGACCGGCCCATACTGCGAGACCCCACTACCTTTGAGGACGCGGACTACGTACTCGTTGAGTCCACATATGGTAACCGACTCCTGCCCGATGCAGAACACACCAACGACGAATTGTCCGAGGTGATAAACTCGACGGTGGATGCCGGAGGCAATATCGTTATTCCCAGCTTCGCCCTGGAAAGGGCACAGGAAGTGCTGTATTGTCTGAACGAGCTCTTGCTGGAGAACCATGTACCGCATCTGTTGACTTTCGTCGATAGCCCGATGGCAATCCGCATTACGGAGGTATTCGAACGTCATCCGGGGCTGTTCGACGAGGAAATGCTGGCGCTGCTGCGCAAGGGGGAATCGCCCTTTGACCTGCCAGGCCTGACACTGGTGAGAACAGTAGGTGAATCCAAAGCGATAAACCGTGTAAAAGGCAGTGTGGTGGTCATTGCCGGCTCCGGCATGTGTACTGGCGGCAGGATAAAACACCATCTGGTAACCAATATCTCCCGGGCAGAGAGCACTGTGCTCTTTGTCGGATACCAGGCTAAAGGGACTCTGGGAAGACGTATAACTGACGGCGCCAGGAGGGTCAGAATACTGGGGAGGCACTATCCTGTCCAGGCGAGAATAACCCGGCTAAACGGCTTTTCCGCACATGCCGACCGGGACCAGCTCTTCAGATGGCTGTCCGTGTTGAAGAGAGCACCCCGGCAGGTATTCGTTGTCCATGGTGAAAAAGAAGCGGCCCATGACTTTGCTCATTTCCTGAAACAGGAGACAGG